The nucleotide window CGGTGTCGATCACCCCGACCGCGCCGCCCGGCGCCGTGTGCGCCGCCAGTCGCGTCGCCAGCAGGCTCCGCTGTGCCCGGTGCGGGGTGATGACCGCCACCGAGCCCGCGGTCAGTGCCGGCGCCGCAGCCAGTAGCGCCTCGATCGCGGAAACTTCGACCTGGTTGCTGCGCCGCGAACCGGCCTCGTCGTGGATCGCGAGGAACAGCCCCACGTTCCAGCGCCACACCTCCGACCACACGCCCCCGCCCCCCTCGGCGCCGGCAACGGGCGCGCGTGGCAGCCCTGCGAGTTCGATGCGATCCTTGCGGTAGATGCGCCCGATCAGCTCGCGCACGACGGGCGGAAGTCGGAACGTGAGCCGCAGCCCGGACCACATCGCGCCGCCCGCTGGTACGTGGGCATCAATGATCCGCCGGACCGCGTCGTAGGCACTGGCGAACGGCTGGTACAGCACCGCGGGCGGGCGGTCCTCGGCCTCCCAGTCGTGCGCCGTGATCGGCGCCAGTTGGCGGTGGTCGCCGGCGAGCAGGATCTGTCCCTTCGGGGCCACCAGCGTAGCGAGCGCGAGGAAGTGCGGGAACACCATCATCGACGCCTCATCGACCACGAGCAGCGATGTCTGGAGCCCTTCCCCGCCGTTGTAGGTCTTGAGCTTCTCCACCAGCGGCGCGAGCTTCAACAGCCCCGCCGTCGTCCCGCCGATCACCGCCACGCCGCCCGCCGACAGCTCCGTCAGCTTCTTCTTGGTGCCCAGCAGAGCGGCCGGAATGTTCTCCACCGCCCCGCCCGCGATGTGCTGGCTCGGATCGTTGGTGTGAACCTTAACCAACCGTATTGGAAGGAGCCGGCGCCCGGCGCCCGCGGCGTGGGTGCGGAACGGTTCGAGGTAGCGGTCGATGCGCTCGAGCAGGTTGTCGAGCGCGGTGTGCGTGTGCGCCGACAGCAGCACGACGTCTCCAGGGCGCCCCGCGACCAGCACCCGCAGGAGCACGGCCAAAGCGGTCGTGGTAGTCTTCCCGGTCCCCGGCGGCCCCTGAATCAGTTGCACGCGCGTCGAAAGGCCGTCCACCGCCGCACGCGCCTGGTCGGGCGACGCCGGGTACATTCCCCCGGGCGGGAGCAAGAACGTGTCCAGCAGCTTCTGAAGCACGGTTGATTCCGCGTCCGGAAGCGGCGGCACGATCGGCGGGCGCGGGTCCACCGGGTCGAACCACGCGTACACGTGGCTCGGGCGCTGGAGCCGCTCGTCCACCCGCCCCGCGACGTAGTCCGACACGTTCTCGTCGAGCGTCGCGTACCCGCGGTCGAACAGCACCTCGGCCTTCTTGCTCGCCCCGCTCGACAGCAGGTAGCGGTCCTCCTCGGCGTACATCGCGTCGAGCGTGACCTGCCCGGTCTTCCAGTTCACATCACGCACCACACAGGTGCGCCCGACCGCCGAAGTGAGCTGCGCGACCGCCTGCCCCTGCTTCGGGTCGCCGTTCCAGGGCGAGAGGCGCGCGAACGCGCCCGGCCCGAACTGGCACCGGGCTTCGAGGTCCGCGAGCTTCAGCCCGCCGAACGCGAACAGCTCGATCACGCCCGTGATCGTGCTCTTGTCCGCACCCACCTTCACCTGCTTGAGCGGGAGCGTGCGGCCCGCCGGAACGCGGCCGATCGGCGGCACCAAGTGCATCGCCACCCAGTCCGAGCGCCGCACGTGCTGGTCGAGCCGGAGGAAGTCCGTGGCGGCGCGGGCCACGCCGTCGCGGCCGAGCTTGAACGCCGGTAGCGCCTTCGGGTCGAGCGGCGCCTTTTCGATCCCCGGGTTTTTCGGCCCAATGCACTCTTCGAGCCAGCGGAGCGCTTGCACGCGGGCCAGCAGGTACGCTTCGAGCAGCCCCGGCGCCCCGGCCACGCGGTAGCGCTGAACCGCCTCTTGTGCCCGCGGGTCGCTGTCGGGCAGTGTGCCCCAGACGGCGTGCCAGTATGGTGCCGGCAGCCCGTCGCCGAACCGGGCGCGGACTTCAAATGTGTGCTTCGCACCGGCCCCTTCTGTGGTCCAGTCGCCGTTGGGCGCGATGTCGAGATCGGCCACGAAGTCGAAGACGCCTTGCGCGAACACCCGGGACAGGTCGCACGCCGCGCCGTTCACCGCGCGCGTCCAGTGGAACCGCCGCCCGGCCCACTCCAGGGAAGCGACCACGCCCAGCCCGCGCCCGGTCCAGCCGAGCGCGTACCGGCGGTTCACCTCTTCGCGAACGGCCGAGTACATCTGCTGTTCCAGCCCCTCGCGGCAACCGAACAACTGGCGCACCGGGCCGAGCAGTTCCGGCCCCGCCCGGCAGCACCCCTCAATGAGGTAGCGCACGTCCGACCGCGACCACACGTAAAAGTGAACCGGCGCCGGCTCGCCCCCGGCCGCCCGGGCGATCACCCCCGCGAGCCGGTCGAAGAACCGGCGGATCAGTTCGCCCTCGGCGGCGGTGTCGGCCGCGTAGTCCGTTCCGCTCCACGGGACCGGTTGGAACTCCACCACCTCGCCCTCACCGTGGAGTGGGCGGCACTCGTGAACCGGCTTCCCGAAGCGGTCCTTTCCGCTCTCGGTCAGCTCCTGAACACCCGGAACCGGCGCGCCGTCGGCGAACGGCGTGTCGATGCGCTGGGGGCCGCGGGTAACGTGCGCGGCCAGCGCCCCAACCCGGTTCTCGGTGTAGTCGTAATCGACCGCCAGGTACACGCGCAGGAGCCGCGTGCCGTTGGCCTCGTGCGGCGGCAGGTGCCCGACGCCGGTGTTCGGAACCGGCTCGACTCCGGAACTCGGCACCGGGCGCGAACCGGGGAGCACGGGCAGCGTGTGCAGACGCGTGCGGGCGCGCAATCGCAGCACATCCAGGCTTTCCGTGAACCCGGGATCGCGGGCCAGCGCCTCGATCTTCGGCTCGAACATCGGCGGGTTGGCGAGCTGGTCCAGGGTGCCCAGCCCGGCGCCGCGGAGCAGCCGCGTGGTCACGGGGTCGATGCCGAGCAGCTCCACCTGGCGCAACCGCGCGCTTTCGGCCATGCAGTGCGGGGCGAACGTGCAGCCGTCGCACTTAGTATCGATCTGGAACCCCAGCTCCGCGAGCGGGCGCGACGCCGCGGCATCGAGCCGCCCGCCCGGCGCGAGCAGGCGCACGAGGTCGGCCTCTTCGTGCGCCAGGTCGAGCGCCGGGAGCGCGAGGATGGACTGGGTGGTGTTGCGTTCGGGGTCGAGGCGTGCGACCACGCACTCGATCGCCTCGGGCGCCACCGCCGCGCCGCCGATCACCACCGGTCGGCCGCCGAGCAGCCCGCGGAGCAGCACCCGGTACGCGGTCACCTGCACGCGGTGGTAGGTGCGGTCGCGGCGGCTGGCCTTACACTCCACCAGCACCAGCACCGGCCCGGCGCCGGTCCACTTCACGAGCATGAAGTCGATGAGCCCGTACACGCGGAACGCGCCGACGGTGCCCCCGACGGCCACCTGGCGCGCGTACCCCGACGCGCCGGGCGGGAGCGCTTCCAGCACCGCCGCAATGGCGGACCAGGTCACTTCATCCCGCTTCCCCTTCGGGAGCGGCGCGGCCAGGTCGCGAAACCCCGCGGCCTTCAGCTCCGCTTCCCACTGGTTCTCGCGCCGGCGCCCGAGTTCGGCCAGCACCGGGTCGAGGTCGGTGCGCAGCCGGTCGAAGAACGGGAGCGGCTCCGTCTCGCGCGCGGCGTGGACCGCGAGGTGGAACCGGCGGTCGCAGGAGTGGTGGCGGACGTACTCCCCGAGGTCGGTGGCGGTGATCGTGAGCCCGGATGGTGCGTTCAACGGCGATCCCTGCGCGGCGATCCGAGAAAACCAACCAATACCACCGAACGCGCGCGGGTCGCAATCTCAGCCGGCGCGCCCGGCGGCCCCTATTTCTGCGCGCGGCGGAACTCCTGTTCGAGGAACTTCATCCCCTCCGCCTCGCCGTTCGTACCCAACCGGAACTGGAGGTCGAACGTGCTGCGGTCCAGCGAGACGATGTCGCCCTTCGGTTCGATGGGAACCAGCGTAAACGTGTCGAAGTGGTAGTGCTCCGCGCGGAACGTGTACCGTCCCCACTTCACGTGCAGTTTGTCGCCCTCGACCGTCACCTCCGCGCGACCGTACGCGCGTTCCTCGTAGCCCCCAACGAACCGCGACAGTTCCAGGCTCGGCTTCGTGTCCCGCTTGCGAGCGGTTTCGCGCCGCTGCTTCGCCGCGGCAGTGTTGAAGTCCGTCAGCGCCAGTTGCGTCTTGTGGAACGCGACCCAGTCCTCCGCGGGCAGTTCGAGCAGCGCGTCGAGGGCGGTCTTGGCCACCGCCTCGCACACCAGCGACGGGCGCAGGTTGCACAGCACCATCACCCCGACCTTTTTCTCGGGAACGAGCATGCACTGAGCGCGGAACCCGGTGAGCGTGCCTCCGTGCGACACGCACGTGACGCCGCGGTAGTCGTGAACGAACCAGCCCAGCCCGTAGCCCGCGAATCGCGTCACCTTCGGCGGCAGGTAGACCGCGAACGGCCCCTCCGGGAGCAGCAGCATCTGCGGGGTGTGCGTCTCCTTCAGCGCCCGCTCGGTGAGCAGCCGGCGCCCGTCGAACTTGCCGCCCGCGAGCTGGAACCGGAGCCACGCCGCCAGGTCGCGCGCCGAGCTGTTCACGCACCCGGCCCCGCCCGCGTGGTCGATCTCGTCCCACCCGACCGCCGACACCGACTTGTCCAGCCCGTAGTAGTGCGGGGTGGCGTGGTTCGGCCGCCCGCGGCCCTCCTTCCAGGTGGCGCTGGTGCTCGTCATCCCGAGCGGGGCGAAGATGCGGGCCTTCACCGCGTCCGCCCAGGTGCCCTTCTCGTACCGCCCGGCGATCACCCCGGCCGTCGTGAACGGGACGTTCGCGTACTCCCACTTCGAGCGGAACGAGGTCGAGGGCGCCGCCCTCCCCCACCGCTTGATCACATCGGCGCCGTCTGTGCTGAGCGCGGCCCACAGCAGGTCGTGCCGGGGCATCCCGGTGCGGTGACATAGCAGGTCCCGGAGCGTCACGTCGCGGTCCGCCAGTTCGTCCGAGAGCCGGAAGTAGTCGAGGTGGTCGCGCACCTTGTCATCCCACTTCAGCTTCCCGTCGTCGGCCAGCATCGCCAGGAGCGTGGCTGTGAACGCTTTTGAACACGACGCGATCGGGAACACCGTGTCGGGCGTGACCTTGTCGTCCGCGCCCTTTTCGCGCACGCCGAACCCTTTCAGATAAACCACCTCCCCGTCCTTCACCACCACCACCGCACACCCGGGCGCGGAGAACTCCTTGAGCGCCTTCTCCGCCACCTCGTCAATAATCTTGGGGTCGAACCCGGCGGCCCTCGCCGGGGCCGTGGCGAACAGGAACGCGAACAGGACGGCGCAACAGCGCATGAGGATCTCTCCGGAACGTGCGGGAGCCACCATCATTCACGGAACCACATCCCCCGCAAGAGGTGCCCCGCGGATCGCGGCGCCTGTACAGAATTTGGCCGTTTCACCTTTCGAGTTCCGGGGGGAGCCGCAACCGTTCGATCCGCAAATCCGGTAACACCCCACCATTATTCCCCTTCATCTCGCTACCAGAAGTTTGCACCTCTCACCTCCGGCATCTGACGGAGCGGTGGGCACGGAATTTCGGCCCCTACGGCGGAACCTGCGACGCGAAGCGAATCGCCGCAAGTGCCATCCCGTAAACAGTTTGCCGCTTTCATTCCACCCTGCGCAGCGGTTACCTCGGTATTTGGTTACGGCCGGAAGCCGGGCTTGCGCCGTGTGATTCGCGGGTAGCGGCGTACCAGCTCGTGACCAGCGAACCGGTAGCGAATGTCCCGTACCGCCCCCAGCGGGTGTTCCAAGGAGCCCGAAACAGCCCCTCCTCACAGCGATCCGTCGCGCGGCAACGATCCGCGCGACATTTGCTCCCGCGACTGCGCGACATTCGAGCGAGCAACGCCCCTTCTAACCAGATGGCAGATCACTCGCTCGTAGCCCCGTGGAGCGGGCGCGGCGAAATTGAGCGTTATGCCGTTTGGGCCGGTATTTCGTGTGAAATCAGTTCAACAGCGGCGCGCGGTTCGCAACTCCGTTTCGCACGCATTGGGAACTCTCGAAGTTGCATTGGGTAGCGCGGATGACTTCGCACCATCTGAACGTTCCGTCAAGACGCCGTGTGTAGCAACGTCATTATCGCAGCACGGCTCCCAATACCGAGATACAGCCCATCCGGTCGGGCCAATATCTCTTAAATCCCCCAAGCTACTTGAACTGCGCATTTTTCCGTCTAACGTTAACTCCAATCGGTCTTACGCTCCGGTCAAAATCTGCTCCGTATTTGTCCGGAAAAAGACTGACAAGCACTGGCAAACGGCTCGCGCCCAACTCGACCTGATTGATGGCCCCACCTCGGCCGCCCACGCCGGGGATTGATCCGTTTGCCCTTCCTGAACCCCGCTCGGGCCATCTCGCCAGCGGGGTCGGGACGTTCTCCGCACCGCTGCCCAACACCTTGAGGTAAGTCGCAATGCTGCTCTCGACCCTCTCACGCCGGTTCCGCGACACGTTCACCCCCCGTACCCGCATCGGGGCGCGCACGTGGCTGCAACTGACGGCTCTGGAGGACCGGTCGGTTCCCGCAATCCTGACCTGGACCGGGGCCGGCGGGAATACGCTCTGGACGAACGTCAACAACTGGGAAGACGAGACTCTCGCCAACGTCGCACCGGTTGCAGGGGACAGGCTGATTTTCCCGACCGGGGTGAGTGGGCTGACTAACAACGATTACCCGGCCGGCTTTACCCTGAACGACATCCAGATCCAGGGCGCGGGTTACACACTGACCGGCAACACGCTCGTTCTGACTACCGGACTGGCGGACTCGGTCGCCTCGGGCACGACCGAAATCGCGCTGAGCATCAGCGGCGCCGGGGGCATCTCGAAGACCGGCGCCGGGGATCTGGTGCTGATCGCCGGCAACACGCTCACGGGTACGGTGACGATCGACGCCGGAACCCTCACCATTACCGCCACCGAATCTCTGGCGGACACGGTCGCGGTCACCGTGAACACCGGCGCGAGTCTCATCCTGGACGGCGCCGACGAGACCATCGGGTCGTTGACCGGTGGCGGTACGGTCAGCCTGGGCACCTCCACCCTGACGGCGGGCGACGGCAGCGACACGACCTTCAGTGGCACGCTCACCGGCAGCGGCAATCTGATCAAGACGGGCACCGGCACGTTCACCCTGTCGGGGACCAACAGCTCCTACACCGGAACGGTCGCCGTCGACGCCGGCACGCTGAGCGTGTCCGCCGGGACGAACCTGGGAACGGGTGCGCTCACGCTGGGAGGCAGCGCCACGCTCCAGGTGACCGGTGCCACCTCGATCGGCAACGCCGTGACGTTGAACGGGGCCGCCACGGTCGACAACGCCACGGCGGTGACGCTGTCCGGGGCGATCACCGGGGCCGGCGGGCTGACCAAAACCGGAGCCGGTCAACTGACCCTCTCGGGGACCAACACGTACCTCGGCGGCACGACCGTTAGCGCCGGCGGACTGGTCGTCGCCAACGACGACGCCCTCGGCTCCGGCGCGCTGACGCTCGGCGGCGGGACCCTGATCTTCGACGCGGACCGGACCGTCGCCAACGCGATCACGCTCAACGCGGCGGTCAGCACCATCGTCGTCCCGCCGGCCACCACGGTGACCCTCTCCGGCGTCATCTCCGAGACCGGCGGCGCCCGCGGGATCAACAAGTTCGACGGCGGGGCGCTGACCCTGTCCGGTGCCAACACGTTCACCGGCCCGGTCGCGCTCAACGGCGGCACGCTGACGCTCGCCGGGGGGGCCGCTGTGGCGGACACGGTGGCAGTCACCGTCGCCGGCGGCGCCACCCTCGCGCTCGGCGCCACCGAGACCATCGGCTCGCTGGCCGGTTCCGGCGCGGTGTCCCTCGGCGCGTTCGACCTCACGACCGGCGGCAACAACGGCAGCACGACCCTGAGCGGCGCCGTCAGCGGCACCGGCACCTTGTTCAAGAACGGCACCGGCACCTTCACCCTCACGGGCACCAACACCCACACGAACACGACTGTCCTCAACGGCACGTTGAGCGTCGCGACCGACGCGAACCTCGGAACCGGTCAGATCGTCTTGGGACCCGGCACCACGTTCCAGATCACCGGAACGACCGACATCGATAACACGATCGTGATCGGGGGCGGGGGGAGCGCGACGATCGATAACGCGCTAGCCGTCGAGTTCTCCGGCGGGCTCTCGGGCCCCGGGGGGCTGACCAAAACCGGGGCCGGCGAGCTGACGCTCTCAAACAACTCGTCCTACAGCGGCGCGATCGTGGTTTCGGCCGGGACCCTGCTGATCGACGATAATTTCAGCAGCGCGGTCCAGGTGGCCGGGGGCGCGGTCCTGGGCGGCACCGGCGACCTCCTGGCGGTTTCGGTCGCGGGCGGCGGGACGCTGGCCCCGGGCGGGACCCCGGGGCGGCTCGACCTGACGGGCGACCTGACTTTGGACCCCGGCGCCATCCTGGCCGCAGAGGTGGTCGAAAACACGCCCGGCGCGCCCAGCGACCCGAACGACCGGGTGAACGTGACGGGCGCGGTGACGCTGACCGGTGCCACGCTGACGGTCACGACCGGCTTCACCCCGACCGCGGGCAACAGCTACATCCTGATCAACAACGACGGCGCCGACGCGGTGGTGGGCACGTTCGTCGGTCTGCCCGAGGGCGCGACGTTCTTCGCGGACGGCGTGGGCTTCACGATCAGCTACGTGGGCAACGACGGGAACGACGTGGTGATCACCACGCTGCCGCCGGTGGCCTCGATCGACAGCGTGACGACCGCGGAGGGCAACGAGGGCACCCACGTGGTGACCTTCACGGTGACCCTGTCCGAGCCGAGTTCGCAGACGGTGACGATCGACTACGCGACGGCGGACGGTACGGCGGTGGCCGGCAGCGACTACGTGGCGGCGTCGGGCACGCTGACGTTCGCCCCGGGCGAGACCTCGAAGACGATCGCCGTGGTGGTGAACGGGGACACGCAGGCGGAGGCCAACGAGACGTTCACGGTGGTGCTGTCGGGGGCGCTCAACGCGACCCTGGGGGCGGCCACCGGCACCGGCACCATCACCAACGACGACAGCGCGGCCAAGTCGACGGTGGTGAGCGTGAGCACCGGCGGCGGCACCGCGGGCACGGTGCGCCTGGTGGACCCGGTAACGGGGGC belongs to Gemmata obscuriglobus and includes:
- a CDS encoding AAA domain-containing protein: MNAPSGLTITATDLGEYVRHHSCDRRFHLAVHAARETEPLPFFDRLRTDLDPVLAELGRRRENQWEAELKAAGFRDLAAPLPKGKRDEVTWSAIAAVLEALPPGASGYARQVAVGGTVGAFRVYGLIDFMLVKWTGAGPVLVLVECKASRRDRTYHRVQVTAYRVLLRGLLGGRPVVIGGAAVAPEAIECVVARLDPERNTTQSILALPALDLAHEEADLVRLLAPGGRLDAAASRPLAELGFQIDTKCDGCTFAPHCMAESARLRQVELLGIDPVTTRLLRGAGLGTLDQLANPPMFEPKIEALARDPGFTESLDVLRLRARTRLHTLPVLPGSRPVPSSGVEPVPNTGVGHLPPHEANGTRLLRVYLAVDYDYTENRVGALAAHVTRGPQRIDTPFADGAPVPGVQELTESGKDRFGKPVHECRPLHGEGEVVEFQPVPWSGTDYAADTAAEGELIRRFFDRLAGVIARAAGGEPAPVHFYVWSRSDVRYLIEGCCRAGPELLGPVRQLFGCREGLEQQMYSAVREEVNRRYALGWTGRGLGVVASLEWAGRRFHWTRAVNGAACDLSRVFAQGVFDFVADLDIAPNGDWTTEGAGAKHTFEVRARFGDGLPAPYWHAVWGTLPDSDPRAQEAVQRYRVAGAPGLLEAYLLARVQALRWLEECIGPKNPGIEKAPLDPKALPAFKLGRDGVARAATDFLRLDQHVRRSDWVAMHLVPPIGRVPAGRTLPLKQVKVGADKSTITGVIELFAFGGLKLADLEARCQFGPGAFARLSPWNGDPKQGQAVAQLTSAVGRTCVVRDVNWKTGQVTLDAMYAEEDRYLLSSGASKKAEVLFDRGYATLDENVSDYVAGRVDERLQRPSHVYAWFDPVDPRPPIVPPLPDAESTVLQKLLDTFLLPPGGMYPASPDQARAAVDGLSTRVQLIQGPPGTGKTTTTALAVLLRVLVAGRPGDVVLLSAHTHTALDNLLERIDRYLEPFRTHAAGAGRRLLPIRLVKVHTNDPSQHIAGGAVENIPAALLGTKKKLTELSAGGVAVIGGTTAGLLKLAPLVEKLKTYNGGEGLQTSLLVVDEASMMVFPHFLALATLVAPKGQILLAGDHRQLAPITAHDWEAEDRPPAVLYQPFASAYDAVRRIIDAHVPAGGAMWSGLRLTFRLPPVVRELIGRIYRKDRIELAGLPRAPVAGAEGGGGVWSEVWRWNVGLFLAIHDEAGSRRSNQVEVSAIEALLAAAPALTAGSVAVITPHRAQRSLLATRLAAHTAPGGAVGVIDTVERLQGGERPTVIVSGTVSDPTAVAANAGFVLNLNRANVAFSRVQDRLVVVCSRALLDHIPAEVEHYESAALWKALRDLCSELVGAVEVCGHALKLYRPPAGATPV
- a CDS encoding serine hydrolase, with translation MRCCAVLFAFLFATAPARAAGFDPKIIDEVAEKALKEFSAPGCAVVVVKDGEVVYLKGFGVREKGADDKVTPDTVFPIASCSKAFTATLLAMLADDGKLKWDDKVRDHLDYFRLSDELADRDVTLRDLLCHRTGMPRHDLLWAALSTDGADVIKRWGRAAPSTSFRSKWEYANVPFTTAGVIAGRYEKGTWADAVKARIFAPLGMTSTSATWKEGRGRPNHATPHYYGLDKSVSAVGWDEIDHAGGAGCVNSSARDLAAWLRFQLAGGKFDGRRLLTERALKETHTPQMLLLPEGPFAVYLPPKVTRFAGYGLGWFVHDYRGVTCVSHGGTLTGFRAQCMLVPEKKVGVMVLCNLRPSLVCEAVAKTALDALLELPAEDWVAFHKTQLALTDFNTAAAKQRRETARKRDTKPSLELSRFVGGYEERAYGRAEVTVEGDKLHVKWGRYTFRAEHYHFDTFTLVPIEPKGDIVSLDRSTFDLQFRLGTNGEAEGMKFLEQEFRRAQK
- a CDS encoding beta strand repeat-containing protein, translating into MLLSTLSRRFRDTFTPRTRIGARTWLQLTALEDRSVPAILTWTGAGGNTLWTNVNNWEDETLANVAPVAGDRLIFPTGVSGLTNNDYPAGFTLNDIQIQGAGYTLTGNTLVLTTGLADSVASGTTEIALSISGAGGISKTGAGDLVLIAGNTLTGTVTIDAGTLTITATESLADTVAVTVNTGASLILDGADETIGSLTGGGTVSLGTSTLTAGDGSDTTFSGTLTGSGNLIKTGTGTFTLSGTNSSYTGTVAVDAGTLSVSAGTNLGTGALTLGGSATLQVTGATSIGNAVTLNGAATVDNATAVTLSGAITGAGGLTKTGAGQLTLSGTNTYLGGTTVSAGGLVVANDDALGSGALTLGGGTLIFDADRTVANAITLNAAVSTIVVPPATTVTLSGVISETGGARGINKFDGGALTLSGANTFTGPVALNGGTLTLAGGAAVADTVAVTVAGGATLALGATETIGSLAGSGAVSLGAFDLTTGGNNGSTTLSGAVSGTGTLFKNGTGTFTLTGTNTHTNTTVLNGTLSVATDANLGTGQIVLGPGTTFQITGTTDIDNTIVIGGGGSATIDNALAVEFSGGLSGPGGLTKTGAGELTLSNNSSYSGAIVVSAGTLLIDDNFSSAVQVAGGAVLGGTGDLLAVSVAGGGTLAPGGTPGRLDLTGDLTLDPGAILAAEVVENTPGAPSDPNDRVNVTGAVTLTGATLTVTTGFTPTAGNSYILINNDGADAVVGTFVGLPEGATFFADGVGFTISYVGNDGNDVVITTLPPVASIDSVTTAEGNEGTHVVTFTVTLSEPSSQTVTIDYATADGTAVAGSDYVAASGTLTFAPGETSKTIAVVVNGDTQAEANETFTVVLSGALNATLGAATGTGTITNDDSAAKSTVVSVSTGGGTAGTVRLVDPVTGAPGQEVVAFAGFGGEIRVASGDVDGDGRADTVTGAGAGAAGGHVKVFASDGTLIRSFLAFDGFTGGVFVSTGDVNGDGFDDIVVSADAGSAPHVKVFSGKDGALLQSFLAYDAGFRGGVRVSVADVDGDGFDDIVTGNGAGAVGHVKVFSGKDGSVLQSFLAYDAFTGGVYVAAGDLDGDGRADIVTGAGAGAAPHVKVFSGRTGAQQQSFLAYGAQFTGGVRVGVGVIDGRTYVLTGAGPGAGPHVKGFVDGVQELSLLAGSPSFSGGVYVG